A window of Tautonia plasticadhaerens contains these coding sequences:
- a CDS encoding sensor histidine kinase, protein MEETDRVVARHRDLKRYLDWDDRSDGDRLIALGPVLEPEFDALIDDFYAEISRHPDAASVITGGDEQVNRLKQSLRGWLGDLFRLPPDDRYAERCWRVGRRHAEIGLEPAFVIAAMARLRSALGRSLRRRWEGGQGPLAESLRSLDRRLDLDLALIQDAYQAENDDRLQRAERLGTLGQVAGGLAHELRNPLNVVKTSAYFLTHARAPSPEKLAEHLERIGRGVDRADAVITALSNFARLPAPERREVPLVAAVREAIDADPPGEGIEPRLEVPGGLAVEVDPGQLQIVLGNLVRNACEAMPGGGTLTLRARRVGDGRVELEVEDTGVGMSPELRGRVTEPLYSTKARGLGLGLSLTRAILEKNGGSLRIDSEPGVGSTFTVALPESRDAGGPRP, encoded by the coding sequence ATGGAGGAGACGGATCGGGTCGTCGCCCGACACCGAGACCTGAAGCGGTATCTCGACTGGGACGACCGCTCGGACGGCGACCGACTGATCGCCCTCGGCCCGGTGCTCGAGCCCGAGTTCGACGCCCTGATCGACGACTTCTACGCAGAGATCAGCCGACACCCCGATGCCGCCTCGGTCATCACCGGCGGGGACGAGCAGGTCAATCGGCTCAAGCAGTCGCTCCGGGGCTGGCTGGGGGACCTGTTCCGACTCCCCCCCGACGATCGGTACGCCGAGCGTTGCTGGCGGGTCGGCCGCCGACACGCGGAGATCGGCCTGGAACCGGCGTTCGTGATCGCCGCCATGGCCCGCCTGAGATCTGCGCTCGGCCGATCCCTGCGACGGCGATGGGAGGGCGGGCAGGGACCGCTCGCCGAGTCGCTCCGGTCCCTCGACCGGCGGCTCGACCTGGACCTCGCCCTGATCCAGGACGCCTACCAGGCCGAGAACGACGACCGACTCCAGCGGGCCGAACGCCTGGGGACCCTCGGCCAGGTGGCCGGCGGCCTGGCCCATGAGCTCCGCAACCCGCTCAACGTCGTCAAGACCTCGGCCTACTTCCTGACGCACGCGAGGGCGCCCTCCCCCGAGAAGCTGGCCGAACACCTGGAGCGGATCGGCCGGGGGGTCGACCGGGCCGACGCGGTGATCACGGCCCTCTCCAACTTCGCCCGGCTGCCGGCCCCGGAACGCCGGGAGGTCCCCCTGGTCGCCGCCGTCCGGGAGGCGATCGACGCCGACCCGCCGGGCGAGGGGATCGAGCCCCGCCTCGAGGTGCCCGGGGGCCTCGCCGTGGAGGTCGACCCCGGTCAACTGCAGATCGTCCTCGGGAACCTCGTCCGCAACGCCTGCGAGGCGATGCCCGGCGGGGGGACGTTGACCCTGAGGGCTCGCCGCGTCGGCGACGGCCGGGTGGAGCTGGAGGTCGAGGACACCGGCGTCGGCATGTCCCCGGAGCTGCGAGGCCGGGTGACCGAGCCCCTGTATTCCACGAAGGCCCGGGGCCTCGGGCTCGGGTTGTCCCTCACCCGGGCGATCCTGGAGAAGAACGGCGGGTCGCTGCGGATCGACAGCGAGCCGGGCGTCGGGAGCACCTTCACGGTCGCCCTGCCGGAGTCTCGGGACGCCGGAGGCCCCCGGCCATGA
- a CDS encoding response regulator codes for MNRLLIVDDAMIMRKIIRDVALSAGWEVVAEATDGRQGVELYRSLRPDLVTMDLVMPEMGGIEALRLIRADDPEARVLVVTALDQKEMVADSIGAGALDFIVKPFDRDRMRGLLTKLRRPVRP; via the coding sequence ATGAACCGACTGCTGATCGTCGATGATGCCATGATCATGCGGAAGATCATCCGGGACGTGGCCCTCTCCGCCGGGTGGGAGGTCGTCGCCGAGGCGACCGACGGCCGTCAGGGGGTCGAGCTGTACCGCTCCCTCCGGCCGGACCTCGTGACGATGGACCTGGTCATGCCCGAGATGGGGGGGATCGAGGCCCTCCGGCTGATCCGGGCCGACGACCCCGAGGCCCGGGTCCTCGTGGTGACGGCGCTGGACCAGAAGGAGATGGTGGCCGATTCGATCGGCGCCGGGGCCCTGGACTTCATCGTCAAGCCCTTCGACCGGGACCGGATGCGGGGTCTGCTGACCAAGCTCCGACGCCCGGTCCGCCCGTGA
- a CDS encoding CheR family methyltransferase, with protein sequence MNQDLLPDDLFESFRAMIYRATGIRIPETKRVMLSNRLRRRVVATGVGGFAEYFARLSAGVDRDEQARFIDAVTTRETYFFRDEHHFRWLAGRFAPELVERARRGRRERSMSIWSAASSGGEELYSALIALAEAHQPPSGWALHALGTDISDAALESARAASFGDRSLRSVTPEVLRRWFSAEGPPGRRSLREELRRRASFRRHNLLEPMRDGPFDCIFLKNVLIYFDPASKKVAVGHVLDAMAPGGYLVVGPTEGIFSMLDPLERVEGWLYRKAGGD encoded by the coding sequence ATGAACCAGGACTTGCTGCCCGACGACCTGTTCGAGTCCTTCCGGGCGATGATCTACCGCGCGACGGGCATCCGGATCCCCGAGACCAAGCGCGTGATGCTCTCCAACCGCCTCCGACGCCGGGTCGTCGCCACGGGGGTCGGCGGGTTCGCCGAGTACTTCGCCCGGCTCTCCGCCGGGGTCGACCGGGACGAGCAGGCCCGGTTCATCGACGCGGTGACGACCCGGGAGACCTACTTCTTCCGGGACGAGCACCACTTCCGATGGCTCGCCGGGCGATTCGCCCCCGAGCTGGTCGAGCGGGCCCGCCGGGGCCGTCGCGAGCGGTCAATGTCGATCTGGTCGGCCGCCAGCAGCGGGGGGGAGGAGCTGTATTCGGCCCTGATCGCGTTAGCCGAGGCCCACCAGCCCCCCTCGGGGTGGGCCCTCCACGCCCTGGGGACCGACATCAGCGACGCCGCGCTGGAGTCGGCCCGCGCGGCGAGCTTCGGCGACCGGTCGCTGCGGTCGGTGACGCCGGAGGTGCTGCGGCGGTGGTTCTCGGCCGAGGGCCCCCCGGGCCGCCGCTCGCTCCGGGAGGAGCTGCGGCGCAGGGCGTCCTTCCGCCGCCACAACCTGCTGGAGCCGATGCGGGACGGCCCCTTCGATTGCATCTTCCTCAAGAACGTGCTCATTTATTTCGACCCGGCTTCGAAGAAGGTGGCGGTGGGGCACGTGCTGGACGCGATGGCGCCGGGCGGCTACCTGGTGGTCGGCCCGACCGAGGGGATCTTCTCGATGCTCGACCCGCTGGAGCGGGTCGAGGGCTGGCTCTACCGCAAGGCGGGGGGGGACTGA
- a CDS encoding ANTAR domain-containing response regulator, with amino-acid sequence MNRSLRIVVADDEPDMRDYYQAILPVLGHTVAAACADGDELIRRCREEQPDLVIADIKMPGTDGIEAASRVEHDRPVPIILVSAFHDAETIGRAEADHVLAYLVKPIKQADLETAIAIALRRFEQFQDLRREAADLRQALEDRKLIERAKGVLMKRSGLDEAAAFRRLQKLASEKNLKLIELTRMILTAEEALG; translated from the coding sequence ATGAACCGATCGCTCCGCATCGTCGTCGCCGACGACGAGCCCGACATGAGGGACTACTACCAGGCCATCCTCCCGGTGCTCGGGCACACGGTCGCTGCTGCCTGTGCCGACGGCGACGAGCTGATCCGACGCTGCCGGGAGGAGCAGCCCGACCTGGTCATCGCCGACATCAAGATGCCCGGCACCGACGGCATCGAGGCCGCCTCCCGGGTCGAGCACGACCGGCCGGTCCCCATCATCCTCGTCTCCGCCTTCCACGACGCCGAGACGATCGGCCGGGCCGAGGCCGACCACGTGCTGGCCTACCTCGTCAAGCCGATCAAGCAGGCCGACCTGGAGACGGCCATCGCCATCGCCCTCCGCCGCTTCGAGCAATTCCAGGACCTCCGCCGCGAGGCCGCCGACCTCCGCCAGGCCCTCGAAGACCGCAAGCTCATCGAACGCGCAAAGGGTGTGCTCATGAAGCGATCCGGCCTGGACGAGGCCGCCGCCTTCCGGCGCCTCCAGAAGCTCGCCAGCGAGAAGAACCTGAAGCTGATCGAGCTGACCCGGATGATCCTCACCGCCGAGGAGGCCCTGGGCTGA
- a CDS encoding chemotaxis protein CheW: MSGFDFSELLPYYLDETDEQVGALNDSLLRLERDPSDAPALQDTFRIVHSLKGSSSVMGFDQVNRLAHHLETLFDQLRSGKRTLDREAMELSFRCLDRLRDFHKALREEGEGGELGELVDLVIAYLERTASPPGPAVPTGPGHGAGTGTRTEPDEIAPPAEATPLAEGPPPPPHPDPGGVAEGPIAGEGSPAGEGPPADEGTAGDAAGLLEGRASAEGLAVTVEFVPTLQWRDMKARLILNRLASRVRVLGSDPPADRLDEVESRATFIAWVEPEADRDELRALADVDGVASIRFGDGTAPGPEAGPPTGSSGIPPAATTAEAPESPTPTPMPTPGRAGVGPPGPEPAGATEAVVGRSSKRAKIAETLRVDVERLDLLMNLAGELVISRARFADLTVGLEDVFRASDARLLAADSQDRIECLAEGLDAVLGSSDRGGVADRWRSQFRRLSENIRDLRAELDRVRHGRDRLSEMSEAIDQLGRVCDQIQKGVLDTRMVPIGPLFERFRRVVRDLTVDSGKEVTLELQGEATELDKRMIDELSDPLIHMVRNAVDHGLESPEARERAGKPRAGRVTLAAAHRGNRVVVTVADDGRGLPVDRIRQKVAERGLLPEAEAARLSTAEVIPYIFHPGLSTAEAVTNISGRGVGMDIVKDGIEQLNGSVAVRTEPGRGTTFTIRLPLTLAIMPSLLIRIFDEIYALPLAEIREIVDAGPDQILDVQGSRAIEVRGRVISLFALDDVFEWGGRPHPARGGDGPPGAPRTRPVVVVQSSTATVGLVVDELIGIQEIVLKSIEKNYRPVRGLSGASILGNGRVALILDVDALIELATRGPSTRTGGGAQRRATTGGTG; encoded by the coding sequence ATGTCGGGCTTCGACTTCTCGGAACTCCTGCCCTACTACCTCGACGAGACCGACGAGCAGGTGGGGGCGCTGAACGACTCGCTGCTGAGGCTGGAGCGGGACCCGTCCGACGCCCCGGCCTTGCAGGACACGTTCCGGATCGTCCACAGCCTGAAGGGCTCCTCCAGCGTGATGGGGTTCGACCAGGTGAACCGCCTGGCCCATCACCTGGAGACGCTTTTCGACCAGCTCCGCTCCGGCAAGCGGACCCTCGACCGCGAGGCGATGGAGCTGAGCTTCCGCTGCCTCGACCGGCTGCGGGACTTCCACAAGGCGCTCCGGGAGGAAGGGGAGGGGGGCGAGCTGGGGGAGCTGGTCGACCTCGTCATCGCCTACCTGGAGCGGACGGCCTCGCCCCCCGGGCCCGCCGTCCCGACCGGGCCCGGACACGGGGCGGGGACGGGGACGAGGACGGAGCCCGACGAGATCGCCCCCCCGGCCGAGGCGACCCCGCTGGCCGAGGGACCGCCCCCGCCTCCGCACCCGGACCCGGGCGGGGTCGCCGAGGGGCCGATCGCCGGGGAGGGCTCCCCGGCCGGGGAGGGCCCCCCGGCCGACGAGGGGACCGCAGGGGACGCGGCCGGGTTGCTGGAGGGCAGGGCCTCGGCCGAGGGCCTCGCCGTGACGGTCGAGTTCGTGCCGACGCTCCAGTGGCGGGACATGAAGGCCCGTCTGATCCTGAACCGGCTCGCCTCCCGGGTCCGGGTGCTCGGGAGCGACCCGCCGGCGGACCGGCTCGACGAGGTGGAATCCCGGGCGACCTTCATCGCCTGGGTCGAGCCGGAGGCGGACCGGGACGAGCTCCGGGCGCTGGCCGACGTGGACGGCGTCGCCTCGATCCGATTCGGCGACGGCACCGCGCCGGGCCCGGAGGCCGGGCCGCCCACCGGGTCGTCGGGCATCCCCCCCGCGGCGACGACGGCCGAGGCCCCCGAGTCGCCGACGCCGACGCCGATGCCGACGCCGGGCCGGGCCGGGGTCGGGCCCCCCGGCCCCGAGCCCGCCGGGGCGACCGAGGCGGTGGTCGGCCGGTCGAGCAAGCGGGCGAAGATCGCCGAGACGCTCCGGGTGGACGTGGAGCGGCTGGACCTGCTGATGAACCTGGCCGGGGAGCTGGTCATCAGCCGCGCCCGGTTCGCCGACCTTACCGTCGGCCTGGAAGACGTCTTCCGGGCCTCCGACGCCCGGCTGCTGGCGGCCGACTCGCAGGACCGGATCGAGTGCCTGGCCGAGGGGCTCGACGCGGTCCTCGGCTCCTCGGACCGGGGGGGCGTGGCCGACCGCTGGCGGTCCCAGTTCCGCAGGCTCTCCGAGAACATCCGGGATCTCCGGGCCGAGCTGGACCGGGTCCGGCACGGCCGGGACCGCCTCTCGGAGATGTCCGAGGCGATCGACCAGCTCGGCCGGGTCTGCGACCAGATCCAGAAGGGGGTGCTCGACACGAGGATGGTCCCCATCGGGCCGCTCTTCGAGCGCTTCCGGCGGGTCGTCCGGGACCTGACCGTCGACTCGGGCAAGGAGGTGACGCTGGAGCTGCAAGGCGAGGCGACCGAGCTGGACAAGCGGATGATCGACGAGCTGAGCGACCCGCTGATCCACATGGTCCGCAACGCGGTCGACCACGGCCTGGAATCCCCCGAGGCCCGGGAGCGGGCCGGCAAGCCGAGGGCCGGCCGGGTGACGCTGGCCGCCGCACACCGGGGGAACCGCGTGGTGGTGACGGTGGCCGACGACGGCCGGGGGCTGCCGGTCGACCGGATCCGGCAGAAGGTGGCCGAGCGCGGGCTGCTGCCCGAGGCCGAGGCGGCCCGCCTCTCGACCGCCGAGGTGATCCCCTATATCTTCCACCCGGGCCTGAGCACGGCCGAGGCCGTGACGAACATCTCCGGCCGGGGGGTCGGGATGGACATCGTCAAGGACGGGATCGAGCAGCTCAACGGCTCGGTGGCCGTCCGGACCGAGCCGGGACGCGGGACGACCTTCACCATCCGGCTCCCCCTGACGCTCGCGATCATGCCCAGCCTCCTGATCCGCATCTTCGACGAGATCTACGCCCTGCCGCTGGCCGAGATCCGGGAGATCGTCGACGCCGGTCCCGACCAGATCCTCGACGTTCAGGGGAGCCGGGCGATCGAGGTCCGGGGCCGGGTCATCTCCCTCTTTGCCCTGGACGACGTGTTCGAGTGGGGAGGGCGGCCGCACCCGGCCCGGGGCGGGGACGGACCGCCGGGGGCCCCCCGCACCCGGCCGGTGGTCGTGGTGCAGAGCTCGACGGCGACGGTCGGCCTGGTCGTCGACGAGCTGATCGGCATCCAGGAGATCGTCCTGAAATCGATCGAGAAGAACTATCGGCCGGTGCGGGGGCTCTCCGGGGCGAGTATCCTGGGCAACGGGCGGGTGGCCCTGATCCTCGACGTGGACGCGCTGATCGAGCTGGCGACCCGGGGCCCGTCCACCCGGACCGGGGGCGGGGCCCAGCGACGCGCGACGACGGGGGGCACGGGATGA
- a CDS encoding chemotaxis protein CheC: protein MNVEGGRSEAVPPRVEEAIWEGAEAASAALSRWLGREARIEVSGVRLGDLAEAIEALGPGDELVAACGMALHGDLSGTVLLGFGGESALAVVDALLGQPPGTAREWGDLERSAAEETTNIVACAFVNALAGSIEHREPLVPGPPEFRLDFAGSLLQSAVIDQASRSDQIVLVESRFLIEGIEDGWSLVLVPGAGGLGPLGVGEGPGGRPGPKGPGGRPAGGLS from the coding sequence ATGAATGTCGAGGGCGGGCGAAGCGAGGCGGTCCCTCCCCGGGTCGAGGAGGCGATCTGGGAGGGGGCCGAGGCGGCCTCGGCGGCCCTCTCGCGGTGGCTGGGCCGGGAGGCCCGGATCGAGGTGAGCGGCGTCCGACTGGGCGACCTGGCCGAGGCGATCGAGGCGCTCGGCCCCGGCGACGAGCTGGTCGCGGCCTGCGGCATGGCGCTGCACGGGGACCTCTCGGGGACCGTCCTCCTCGGCTTCGGCGGCGAGTCCGCGCTGGCCGTGGTCGACGCCCTGCTCGGCCAGCCCCCGGGAACCGCCCGGGAGTGGGGCGACCTGGAGCGGTCGGCGGCCGAGGAGACGACCAACATCGTCGCCTGCGCGTTCGTCAACGCGCTGGCCGGCTCGATCGAGCACCGGGAGCCCCTGGTGCCCGGCCCCCCGGAGTTCCGCCTCGACTTCGCCGGCAGCCTGCTCCAGTCCGCGGTGATCGACCAGGCCAGCCGGAGCGACCAAATCGTCCTGGTGGAATCCCGATTCCTGATCGAGGGGATCGAGGACGGCTGGTCCCTCGTCCTGGTCCCGGGGGCCGGCGGCCTGGGGCCGCTGGGGGTGGGCGAGGGCCCGGGGGGGCGTCCCGGGCCGAAGGGGCCGGGCGGGCGCCCGGCCGGGGGGCTTTCGTGA
- a CDS encoding response regulator gives MSEPPPNILLVDDDVDACRNVSDILGDLGYRVDVAHDGPAALELARGRPYDVAVLDFRMPGMDGVTLSRHLRRHNPGTVALMLTAYASHDTAEAARTAGTWRVLRKPVDIPALLGLIGEAVGQPLVLVVDDDQDLCENLRDLLRSRDFRVCTAHDPREAASRLAEARFRAVLIDMKLPGGDGHSVFRAVRSTDPDARTVLITGNRPETDPMITEALSEGADAVCYKPLDPPELLALLERLVGACPPQSR, from the coding sequence ATGAGCGAGCCCCCCCCGAACATCCTGCTGGTGGACGACGACGTCGACGCCTGCCGGAACGTCTCGGACATCCTCGGCGACCTCGGCTATCGGGTCGACGTGGCCCACGACGGCCCCGCCGCCCTAGAGCTGGCCCGTGGTCGGCCGTATGACGTCGCCGTGCTCGACTTCCGGATGCCCGGCATGGACGGCGTCACCCTCTCCCGACACCTCCGCAGGCACAACCCCGGCACCGTGGCCCTGATGCTGACCGCCTACGCCAGCCACGACACCGCCGAGGCCGCCCGGACCGCCGGCACCTGGCGGGTGCTCCGCAAGCCGGTCGACATCCCGGCCCTGCTGGGCCTCATCGGCGAGGCGGTCGGCCAGCCCTTGGTCCTTGTCGTCGACGACGATCAGGACCTCTGCGAGAACCTCCGGGACCTGCTCCGCTCCCGGGACTTCCGCGTCTGCACGGCCCACGACCCCCGGGAGGCCGCCTCCCGGCTGGCCGAGGCCCGGTTCCGGGCCGTGCTCATCGACATGAAGCTCCCCGGCGGGGACGGCCACTCCGTGTTCCGGGCCGTCCGCTCGACCGACCCCGACGCCCGGACCGTCCTGATCACCGGCAATCGACCGGAGACCGACCCGATGATCACCGAGGCCCTCTCGGAGGGGGCCGACGCGGTCTGCTACAAGCCGCTCGACCCGCCCGAGCTGCTCGCGTTGCTGGAGCGCCTGGTCGGCGCCTGCCCCCCCCAGTCGAGGTGA
- a CDS encoding protein-glutamate methylesterase/protein-glutamine glutaminase → MMPDRPVRVLIVDDSALIRKLLGEMLRSSPLLEVVGVARDGEEALELADRLRPDVVTLDVEMPGLSGLEVLPRLLEIAPVPVIMVSSWTQEGADVTLAALELGAVDFLAKPDRSRFSQLRDARDLLVAKVLMASKSKVRGQRSPTAAAPAGVVKPPPSPSSRAVRKCVVLGISTGGPQTLTRIFSRLEPPFPPILVVQHMPATFTAVFANRLNRSCPASVQEATDGQRVEPDRILIAPGGRHLSLSGRPPMARVALSDGPLVSGHRPSVDVLFRSAAEVFGADAVGVMMTGMGRDGVEGCLKILEAGGTTLGQDEASSIIYGMNKAAFEAGAIRSQFSADELPGLLRMLAT, encoded by the coding sequence ATGATGCCCGACCGTCCGGTCCGCGTCCTGATCGTCGACGACTCGGCGCTGATCCGCAAGCTGCTCGGCGAGATGCTCCGGTCCAGCCCCCTGCTGGAGGTGGTCGGCGTCGCCCGGGACGGCGAGGAGGCGCTGGAGCTCGCCGATCGGCTCCGGCCCGACGTGGTGACGCTCGACGTGGAGATGCCCGGCCTTTCGGGGCTGGAGGTCCTGCCCCGCCTGCTGGAGATCGCCCCGGTGCCGGTGATCATGGTCAGCTCCTGGACCCAGGAGGGGGCCGACGTGACCCTGGCGGCGCTGGAGTTGGGGGCGGTCGACTTCCTGGCCAAGCCCGACCGCTCGAGGTTCTCGCAGCTGAGGGATGCCCGGGATCTGCTCGTGGCCAAGGTGCTGATGGCCTCGAAGAGCAAGGTCCGGGGCCAGCGGTCGCCGACGGCCGCCGCCCCCGCCGGGGTGGTGAAGCCCCCCCCGTCGCCCTCGTCCCGGGCGGTCCGCAAGTGCGTGGTGCTGGGGATCTCGACCGGGGGCCCGCAGACGCTGACCCGGATCTTCTCCCGGCTGGAGCCGCCCTTCCCGCCGATCCTGGTGGTGCAGCACATGCCGGCGACCTTCACCGCAGTCTTCGCCAACCGGCTCAACAGGAGCTGCCCGGCCTCGGTCCAGGAGGCGACGGACGGCCAGCGGGTCGAGCCGGACCGGATCCTGATCGCCCCCGGTGGCCGCCACCTGTCGCTCTCGGGCCGGCCTCCGATGGCGCGGGTCGCCCTGTCCGACGGCCCGCTGGTCAGCGGGCACCGGCCGTCGGTCGACGTGCTGTTCCGTTCGGCGGCGGAGGTCTTCGGGGCGGACGCCGTCGGCGTGATGATGACCGGGATGGGCCGGGACGGGGTGGAGGGCTGCCTGAAGATCCTCGAGGCCGGCGGCACGACCCTGGGCCAGGACGAGGCCTCGTCGATCATCTACGGGATGAACAAGGCCGCCTTCGAGGCCGGGGCGATCCGCTCCCAGTTCTCGGCCGACGAGCTGCCGGGGCTGCTCCGGATGCTGGCGACCTGA
- a CDS encoding chemotaxis protein CheD, whose product MSGRAAEGQSPTIIPVMIGRWAVAAAPATIRTLLGSCVAIIVLDRAARVGGLAHVVLPEARGRADSPGKYADTAVPAMLSDLDRLRGRAGRSGLVASVVGGAAMFKSAPGSDVGRLNVEAADRILGGMGIPVIGRDAGGSSGRNVVVDLATGVVRIRVPGGPTYDL is encoded by the coding sequence GTGAGCGGCAGGGCGGCCGAGGGGCAATCCCCGACGATCATCCCGGTGATGATCGGCCGGTGGGCGGTGGCGGCCGCCCCGGCGACGATCCGGACGCTGCTGGGCTCGTGCGTGGCGATCATCGTCCTCGACCGGGCCGCCCGGGTCGGCGGGCTGGCCCACGTCGTCCTGCCCGAGGCGAGGGGCCGGGCGGACAGCCCGGGCAAGTACGCCGACACGGCCGTGCCCGCGATGCTCTCGGACCTGGACCGGCTCCGGGGCCGGGCGGGCCGATCGGGCCTCGTGGCCTCGGTCGTCGGCGGGGCGGCGATGTTCAAGTCGGCGCCGGGCTCCGACGTCGGCCGGCTGAACGTGGAGGCCGCGGACCGTATCCTGGGGGGGATGGGGATCCCCGTCATCGGCCGGGACGCCGGGGGCTCGAGCGGGAGGAACGTGGTCGTCGACCTCGCCACCGGGGTCGTCCGGATCCGAGTCCCCGGGGGGCCGACCTATGACCTCTGA
- a CDS encoding hybrid sensor histidine kinase/response regulator, producing the protein MDTARRGTPPPQVLVVEDDRDALANLRDILELDAFVVDAASSAAEALDRPSDRWSAYGAMILDRRLPDADFDEVMPRLRALAPDAELIVVTGLADLRGAIDALRGGASDYLLKPIDPDALRASLSRALERRELRLARRRSDAAFRTLVESAESVIVITRLDRSIVYFSPFAERLTGYPAGEVFGTCFHERLVDPEDRGRAEDALRRLRAGEPVRGLEGRLRRRDGSTRCLVWNARLLDDYEGMPAILSVGHDISDLKEAQQRAVQSERLAAIGQMVTGLAHESRNALQRGQSCLEMLALKVADRPEAVDLIRRAQKAQDHLHHLFEDVRSYAAPIRLEAGRFDLPSVWREAWSYLDSAARQHSATLSESVDAPITRCWLDPFRLVQVFRNILENALTSGAGPVAIEVSCSPASLEGRDALRVAIRDNGPGLNAEQVERIFEPFYTTKARGTGLGMAICRRIVEAHGGRIAVGTPGGPGAEIILTLPREPT; encoded by the coding sequence ATGGATACGGCCCGACGAGGCACCCCGCCCCCCCAGGTCCTGGTCGTCGAGGACGACCGGGACGCGCTGGCGAACCTCCGCGACATCCTGGAACTGGACGCCTTCGTCGTCGACGCCGCCTCCTCGGCCGCCGAGGCCCTCGACCGGCCGAGCGACCGCTGGTCGGCCTACGGCGCGATGATCCTCGACCGCCGCTTGCCGGACGCCGACTTCGACGAGGTCATGCCCCGACTCCGGGCCCTCGCCCCCGACGCCGAGTTGATCGTCGTGACCGGCCTGGCCGACCTCCGGGGCGCGATCGACGCCCTCCGGGGCGGAGCCTCCGACTACCTCCTCAAGCCGATCGACCCCGACGCCCTCCGGGCGAGCCTCTCCCGGGCGCTGGAGCGTCGGGAGCTGAGGCTGGCCAGGCGCCGCAGCGACGCCGCCTTCCGCACCCTGGTCGAGTCGGCCGAGAGCGTCATCGTCATCACCCGGCTCGACCGCTCGATCGTCTACTTCAGCCCGTTCGCCGAACGCCTGACCGGCTACCCCGCCGGGGAGGTGTTCGGGACGTGTTTCCACGAGCGGCTGGTGGACCCCGAGGACCGAGGCCGGGCCGAGGACGCCCTGAGGCGGCTCCGGGCCGGCGAGCCGGTCCGGGGCCTGGAGGGCCGCCTGCGACGCCGGGACGGGTCGACCCGGTGCCTCGTCTGGAACGCCCGGCTGCTGGACGACTACGAGGGCATGCCGGCGATCCTCTCCGTCGGCCACGACATCTCCGACCTGAAGGAGGCCCAGCAGCGCGCCGTGCAATCCGAGCGGCTCGCCGCCATCGGCCAGATGGTGACCGGGCTCGCCCACGAGAGCCGCAACGCCCTGCAACGAGGCCAGTCCTGCCTGGAGATGCTCGCCCTGAAGGTGGCGGACCGCCCCGAGGCGGTCGACCTGATCAGGCGGGCCCAGAAGGCCCAGGACCACCTGCACCACCTCTTCGAGGATGTCCGCAGCTACGCCGCCCCGATCCGGCTGGAGGCCGGCCGATTCGACCTGCCCTCGGTCTGGAGGGAGGCCTGGTCGTACCTCGACTCGGCCGCCCGCCAGCACTCGGCCACCCTGTCGGAGTCGGTCGACGCCCCGATCACCCGATGCTGGCTCGACCCGTTCCGGCTGGTGCAGGTGTTCCGGAACATCCTGGAGAACGCCCTGACCTCCGGGGCGGGCCCGGTGGCGATCGAGGTGAGCTGCTCCCCCGCCTCGCTGGAGGGGCGGGATGCGTTGCGGGTGGCGATCCGCGATAATGGGCCCGGCCTGAACGCCGAGCAGGTGGAGCGCATCTTCGAGCCGTTCTACACGACCAAGGCCCGGGGCACCGGCCTGGGCATGGCCATCTGCCGGCGGATCGTCGAGGCCCACGGCGGCCGGATCGCCGTCGGCACGCCCGGCGGACCGGGCGCCGAGATCATCCTGACCCTGCCCCGCGAGCCGACATGA